One region of Asterias rubens chromosome 5, eAstRub1.3, whole genome shotgun sequence genomic DNA includes:
- the LOC117290086 gene encoding gastrin/cholecystokinin type B receptor-like, with translation MEDIQVSNSSSEIQTSDFQIDVGTYVYRTISSIIILVLGVPGNSLILRVYWSKPLTTSTHILIMSLALTDLLICLCQVSDLLYDCLALVTGQNEHKLFEIMGWIEETCMFTSTGVTILIALDRYDCICRPAHLRFFNASRGKAAAFISFLVAFLSTTPELTTVLTSVDTPTLHQVSQGTRLAYLLFAFVVIIISYSTVYMAIRKHVKIGLPSNMAKPDVSLPKVDQQPNPVTAPIKPEPALLTVPDKSGNNMSLQKVAVASISMVTSSSTKETNKAASEGSSENSVHPTTPQMSTSGSKVSDQVHRDNRGRRVKTTGAPSLQRKTTRMLLITSVVLMVTWLPYCIYICVYFADLNGISVSPIIVDILSQVFSVLYVNNFCNPIIYGLANSRFRKDCVELLRNLHIC, from the coding sequence ATGGAGGACATCCAAGTTAGCAACTCTTCCTCTGAGATACAGACAAGTGACTTTCAGATAGACGTGGGTACTTACGTGTACCGTACAATAAGCAGCATTATTATTCTGGTGCTTGGAGTGCCTGGAAACTCTCTCATTCTACGCGTGTATTGGTCAAAACCGCTCACGACAAGCACACACATTCTGATCATGTCGTTGGCTTTGACGGATCTCTTAATCTGTTTATGTCAGGTCTCTGATCTCCTGTATGATTGTCTTGCTCTAGTAACTGGTCAAAATGAACATAAATTGTTTGAGATAATGGGATGGATTGAGGAAACCTGCATGTTTACCTCCACTGGTGTCACCATATTGATTGCGCTCGACCGTTACGACTGCATCTGCCGCCCGGCGCACCTGCGATTTTTTAATGCATCAAGAGGAAAGGCGGCAGCTTTCATCTCGTTTCTGGTCGCTTTCTTGTCAACGACTCCAGAACTCACCACGGTACTTACTAGTGTTGACACTCCTACATTGCACCAAGTATCGCAGGGAACTCGACTAGCTTATTTATTATTCGCATTTGTGGTCATCATCATTTCTTACTCTACGGTCTACATGGCCATCCGGAAGCATGTCAAAATTGGTTTACCGTCCAACATGGCCAAACCCGATGTTAGCCTTCCGAAGGTCGACCAACAACCAAACCCAGTTACGGCACCAATAAAACCAGAACCAGCTTTACTAACTGTTCCTGACAAATCGGGCAAtaatatgtcacttcagaaggtAGCAGTAGCATCTATTTCCATGGTAACATCATCATcgacaaaggaaactaacaAGGCAGCCTCAGAGGGTAGCAGTGAGAACAGCGTCCATCCAACTACGCCACAGATGAGCACGAGTGGGTCCAAAGTTTCAGATCAAGTGCACCgtgacaacagagggcgtcgTGTGAAAACAACTGGTGCCCCTTCTCTGCAGCGGAAGACAACCAGAATGTTGTTGATTACCAGTGTGGTGTTAATGGTGACCTGGCTGCCATATTGTATTTACATCTGTGTCTATTTTGCTGACCTTAATGGGATAAGTGTCAGCCCAATAATCGTAGATATACTAAGTCAggttttttctgttttatacGTGAACAACTTCTGTAACCCGATTATTTACGGTCTTGCAAATAGTCGGTTTCGAAAAGACTGTGTGGAGTTGCTACGCAATCTTCACAtttgttag
- the LOC117290746 gene encoding ras-related protein Rab-3A-like — MSRPRGDSYRLGPSSDLDISYHIRIALIGDAGIGKTSLLLRYVDEGTGLRSTNPDHSVDVKTKVITRNGRWIKLDIQDTAGMERYRSLTKSHYNTITGALLLFDLTNEKSFQHVLYWYEDLNKYASAPQAVLVGTRCHKKGDCEVSEESVKRLAEHLDIQYVETSSEKNMNVETCFESLVDKIVEKHSERVKVTSKKPGVRLEDETEPPCCGCWMSSKKETER; from the exons ATGAGTCGACCTCGGGGAGACTCCTATCGGCTTGGACCATCGTCCGACCTGGACATTAGCTACCACATACGGATTGCACTCATCGGGGATGCGGGTATCGGCAAGACGAGTCTGTTGCTAAGGTACGTTGATGAGGGCACTGGCTTGAGATCGACCAATCCTGACCACTCGGTGGATGTCAAAACTAAAGTGATCACCAGGAATGGACGATGGATTAAACTGGATATCCAAGATACTGCAG GTATGGAGCGTTACAGAAGTCTAACTAAGTCCCATTACAACACCATCACCGGTGCACTTCTCTTGTTTGATCTGACCAATGAGAAATCATTTCAGCACGTACTTTACTG GTACGAAGATCTTAACAAGTACGCTTCAGCACCCCAAGCAGTTCTTGTAGGAACCCGCTGCCACAAGAAAGGAGACTGTGAAGTGAGTGAGGAGAGCGTAAAGAGACTCGCTGAGCATCTGGACATCCAGTACGTTGAGACAAGCTCAGAGAAGAACATGAACGTCGAGACGTGCTTCGAGAGTCTTGTTGATAAGATTGTCGAGAAACATTCGGAGAGAGTGAAAGTGACGAGTAAGAAGCCTGGGGTGAGGCTGGAGGATGAGACTGAGCCACCGTGCTGTGGATGCTGGATGTCTTCTAAGAAAGAAACGGAGCGGTAA
- the LOC117290878 gene encoding serine dehydratase-like, giving the protein MMAKPLHICTPLLESVPMSKVAGCKVFIKCDSMQPSASFKIRGIGHRIQKAVQMGGKHIICSSGGNAGFAAAYAARQLGYPATIVIPESTPDFVAAGLRDEGAEVIVHGKVWDNANEYALKLAEDIEGSIVIHPFDHPDLWEGHSTVITESANQMPIKPAAVVVCVGGGGLLCGVVQGMKKVGWSDVPIVAMETKGADSYNAAVLAGELVTLPDITSRAKCLGALTVCKRSLEYSKEHPIHSVVVDDRDAVNGCLRLLDDHRILVEVACGAALAGVYSNVLRDLQKEGKLPSELKSVLVIVCGGSGITLQKLIEYQASVGL; this is encoded by the exons ATGATGGCTAAACCTCTTCATATATGCACCCCTCTGTTGGAGAGTGTACCCATGAGTAAAGTAGCTGGCTGTAAAGTCTTCATCAAATGCGACAGCATGCAGCCATCGGCGTCATTTAAGATCAGAGGGATTGGACACAGAATACAGAAG GCAGTGCAGATGGGTGGAAAACACATCATTTGTTCATCAG GTGGGAATGCTGGATTTGCAGCGGCGTATGCAGCCAGGCAGCTTGGTTACCCAGCGACCATCGTCATTCCAGAGAGTACACCAGACTTTGTGGCTGCTGGTCTGCGGGATGAAGGAGCAGAGGTCATAGTTCATGGAAAG GTATGGGATAATGCTAATGAGTACGCGTTGAAGCTAGCTGAAGACATTGAAGGCTCCATCGTAATACATCCTTTTGATCATCCGGATTTATG GGAGGGGCACAGTACAGTCATAACCGAGAGTGCCAACCAGATGCCCATCAAGCCAGCCGCAGTCGTCGTCTGCGTAGGGGGCGGGGGTCTACTCTGTGGAGTGGTGCAAGGAATGAAGAAGGTCGGATGGAGCGATGTTCCTATTGTTGCTATGGAAACCAAAGGAGCCGATAGTTACAATGCGGCCGTTTTGGCTGGGGAGTTGGTCACACTACCAGATATAACAAG CCGGgcaaaatgtcttggtgccctgaCTGTTTGTAAACGCAGCTTGGAATACTCCAAAGAGCACCCTATTCACTCTGTAGTGGTTGACGATCGGGACGCAGTGAATGGATGCCTGCGGTTATTAG ACGATCATCGCATCCTCGTTGAAGTAGCGTGTGGAGCAGCTTTGGCAGGTGTCTATAGCAACGTCCTTAGAGATCTGCAAAAAGAAGGCAAGCTGCCGTCTGAGTTGAAGTCTGTTCTGGTGATTGTATGCGGCGGGAGCGGAATCACACTTCAGAAGCTTATAGAGTACCAAGCCAGTGTTGGATTATGA